A DNA window from Gigantopelta aegis isolate Gae_Host chromosome 4, Gae_host_genome, whole genome shotgun sequence contains the following coding sequences:
- the LOC121371743 gene encoding enolase-phosphatase E1-like isoform X2: MDRCTGRNRDTLFKYVLDNLESYVMKHYDDTELQKDIAALRELSKKDKEANTEGVVEIPNGDGSKDEIVKGVCENVKWQMKQDRKSTELKQLQGHIFKEAYKNGGVSAELFEDVAPVLRQLFDEGLQLYVFSSGSVEAQKLFFAHTSDGDLTDVFSGYYDTTVGGKTESSSYKTITTEIGNEPDEILFLTDTPEEASAAVEAGIRSTLVIRPGNEDLTDEHLQNFSCIERFDELFGDEDDEEDLKRFHGEGDGECDDDDDDEPEEEEEEQDEENAEDA, encoded by the exons ATGGATCGGTGTACGGGACGGAATCGG GATACACTCTTTAAATATGTCCTTGATAATTTGGAAAGCTATGTCATGAAACATTACGATGACACAGAGTTGCAAAAAGACATTGCAGCATTGCGAGAGCTG tCTAAGAAAGATAAAGAAGCCAACACAGAAGGAGTTGTAGAGATTCCCAATGGCGACGGCAGTAAGGATGAGATTGTTAAGGGTGTGTGTGAGAACGTCAAATGGCAGATGAAGCAGGACAGGAAGTCGACGGAACTCAAACAGCTACAGGGTCACATCTTCAAGGAGGCGTACAAGAACGGCGGAGTCTCAGCAGA GTTGTTTGAAGATGTTGCCCCGGTGCTACGACAGCTTTTTGATGAAGGACTACAGCTTTATGTGTTTTCTTCTGGCAGCGTTGAAGCTCAGAAACTTTTCTTTGCACACACGTCGGATGGAGATCTAACAGAT gtATTTTCTGGTTACTACGATACCACAGTAGGCGGTAAAACAGAAAGCAGTAGCTACAAAACCATAACCACAGAAATCGGAAACGAACCAGATGAAATCTTGTTTCTCACAGATACTCCAGAAG AGGCTAGTGCTGCAGTAGAGGCAGGGATTCGAAGCACGCTGGTAATACGGCCGGGAAACGAGGATCTCACAGACGAACACTTACAGAACTTTTCTTGCATCGAGAGATTTGACGAGCTGTTTGGTGATGAAGATGACGAGGAGGATCTGAAGCGGTTTCACGGGGAGGGTGATGGGGAGTgtgacgatgacgacgacgatgaaccagaagaggaggaggaggagcaAGATGAAGAAAACGCGGAGGATGCGTAA